The following are from one region of the Jeongeupia sp. USM3 genome:
- a CDS encoding multidrug efflux SMR transporter yields the protein MSPTLIPWISLVFAGLFEVAWALALKASHGFSRPLPSIVFVATLAVSMGLLAYAVKHLPLGTAYAIWVGIGTLGTVLLGIVWFHEPMNLWRVLSVLLILAGIVGLKLG from the coding sequence ATGTCTCCTACTCTCATCCCCTGGATTTCCCTCGTTTTCGCCGGCCTGTTCGAAGTGGCTTGGGCGCTCGCACTGAAAGCGTCGCACGGTTTCTCGCGTCCGCTGCCTTCGATCGTTTTTGTCGCGACCCTGGCGGTCAGCATGGGGCTGCTCGCCTATGCGGTGAAGCACCTGCCGCTCGGCACCGCCTATGCGATCTGGGTCGGTATCGGCACGCTCGGTACGGTGCTGCTCGGCATCGTCTGGTTCCACGAGCCGATGAATCTGTGGCGCGTGCTGTCCGTGTTGCTGATCCTGGCCGGCATCGTCGGTTTGAAGCTGGGCTGA